One window of Thermacetogenium phaeum DSM 12270 genomic DNA carries:
- a CDS encoding cysteine desulfurase family protein, whose translation MEMIYLDHAATTPVHPEVAAVVQDVMSNCFGNPSTLHAIGREARGLLDKARQQVADLICARPEEIFFTSGGTEADFLALWGVVSSRKGRGSHIITSSIEHHAVLNNCAYLAELFDCRVTYLPVDGAGMVDPDDVRRAIERETALISIMHANNEVGTIEPVEEIAAIAREEGIPFHVDAVQTVGHLPIDVNRLGVDLLSLSGHKFYGPKGVGALYVRQGTPFTAVLRGGGQERGYRSGTENIPGIAGLGQAADIARRDLEEETQRLQRLRDALIQGIEERIPGARLNGHRTRRLPHNVNFSFPDVEGESLVLGLDLQGIAVSSGSACSSGTGEPSHVLRSLGLPESYLNGAVRMTLGRANTEEDIPVVIEALEGLVRKLGRLFSA comes from the coding sequence TTGGAGATGATCTACCTCGATCACGCCGCCACAACTCCCGTGCACCCGGAAGTAGCTGCCGTGGTGCAGGATGTGATGAGCAATTGTTTTGGAAATCCTTCGACCCTCCATGCGATCGGCAGAGAGGCCAGAGGCCTCTTGGATAAAGCCCGGCAGCAGGTGGCCGACCTCATCTGCGCCCGGCCGGAGGAGATCTTTTTTACGAGTGGGGGAACCGAGGCGGATTTCCTGGCTTTGTGGGGAGTGGTCTCCTCCCGCAAGGGGCGCGGCTCCCACATCATTACTTCATCCATTGAGCATCACGCCGTGCTCAACAACTGCGCTTACCTCGCCGAGCTGTTTGACTGCCGTGTTACTTATCTGCCGGTTGACGGAGCTGGAATGGTTGATCCCGATGATGTAAGGCGGGCGATCGAGAGGGAGACGGCGCTTATTTCCATCATGCATGCCAACAATGAGGTGGGTACCATTGAGCCGGTAGAGGAAATCGCCGCTATTGCCAGAGAAGAAGGGATACCCTTCCACGTAGATGCTGTGCAGACGGTAGGTCATCTTCCCATTGATGTGAACCGCCTGGGTGTCGACCTCCTTTCCCTTTCCGGCCACAAGTTTTACGGGCCAAAAGGGGTAGGAGCACTGTATGTGCGGCAGGGAACGCCATTCACCGCAGTGCTGCGCGGAGGTGGTCAGGAAAGGGGTTACCGCTCCGGTACTGAAAACATCCCCGGAATTGCCGGGCTAGGGCAGGCGGCAGATATTGCCCGGCGCGACCTGGAAGAAGAGACGCAGCGCCTGCAAAGGCTGCGGGACGCATTGATACAGGGGATCGAAGAGCGAATACCCGGGGCGCGGCTGAACGGGCACCGGACAAGGCGGCTGCCGCATAATGTCAATTTTTCCTTTCCCGATGTGGAAGGGGAGTCGTTAGTGTTAGGCTTGGATCTTCAGGGTATCGCGGTCTCCTCCGGTTCTGCCTGCAGTTCCGGCACCGGCGAGCCATCTCATGTGTTGCGGAGTCTCGGCCTGCCGGAATCTTACCTTAACGGTGCAGTTCGCATGACTCTAGGCAGAGCAAATACTGAAGAGGATATCCCAGTTGTCATCGAAGCTCTAGAAGGCCTTGTCCGCAAGTTAGGCCGGCTTTTTTCCGCCTGA
- a CDS encoding iron-sulfur cluster assembly scaffold protein, with the protein MYGPKIIEHFQNPRCAGKIPDADGVATIAEGCGDVFRFYVKVRDNRLEKVRYEVKGCPVAIACCSMTAVLAEGKTLVEAMQITNQVVEKALGGLPPEKKHCSNLAADALYEAIQDYLYKRALEGKTSPARSSGDDWRNLYLQRETPGSKGNWR; encoded by the coding sequence ATGTATGGTCCTAAGATTATTGAACATTTTCAAAACCCCCGCTGCGCAGGTAAGATTCCCGATGCCGATGGAGTGGCCACGATTGCAGAGGGGTGTGGGGACGTTTTTCGGTTTTACGTAAAAGTTCGTGACAACCGCCTGGAAAAGGTGCGTTATGAGGTCAAAGGATGCCCGGTGGCCATTGCGTGCTGTAGCATGACGGCCGTGCTTGCCGAAGGAAAGACTCTGGTCGAGGCAATGCAGATCACAAATCAGGTCGTAGAAAAGGCCTTGGGAGGGCTTCCACCTGAAAAAAAGCACTGTTCTAATCTGGCTGCAGATGCCCTCTACGAAGCCATACAGGATTACCTGTACAAGCGAGCCCTTGAAGGTAAAACATCACCTGCTAGGTCATCGGGGGATGACTGGCGGAACCTGTACCTGCAACGGGAGACCCCTGGTAGTAAGGGGAATTGGAGATGA
- a CDS encoding arsenate reductase ArsC yields MKKKVAFVCVHNSCRSQMAEAWAKKLGSDVLEAYSAGTEDYPEVQPPVVQVMKEAGIDMKGHRPKLLTELPAAVDILITMGCNVECPSLPCKYREDWGLADPTGGPIEDYRKTRDIIKGKVEELIQKVRNNQV; encoded by the coding sequence ATGAAGAAGAAAGTGGCCTTCGTATGTGTTCACAATTCATGCCGTTCTCAAATGGCAGAGGCTTGGGCAAAGAAATTAGGAAGTGATGTTTTAGAGGCGTATTCGGCAGGGACGGAGGATTATCCTGAAGTACAGCCGCCGGTGGTGCAGGTGATGAAAGAAGCGGGGATTGATATGAAAGGGCATCGTCCCAAATTGCTGACCGAACTTCCGGCTGCAGTGGATATTCTTATAACGATGGGATGCAATGTGGAATGCCCTTCGCTGCCGTGCAAGTATAGAGAGGATTGGGGGCTTGCCGACCCCACAGGCGGCCCGATAGAAGATTATAGAAAAACAAGAGACATCATTAAAGGGAAAGTGGAGGAGTTAATCCAGAAGGTGAGAAACAATCAGGTTTAA
- a CDS encoding sulfurtransferase TusA family protein: protein MPLEVDARGLSCPIPVVKTKKAMESNPQEEIIVLLDSNVSKENVLRLADSKGYRAEVQESGGEYRVVLLPGSK, encoded by the coding sequence ATGCCACTTGAGGTTGATGCCAGGGGGCTTTCCTGTCCTATCCCTGTAGTAAAAACCAAGAAAGCCATGGAAAGCAACCCCCAGGAGGAGATAATCGTTCTCCTGGACAGCAACGTCTCCAAAGAAAACGTGTTGAGATTGGCGGACAGTAAAGGGTATCGAGCCGAAGTGCAGGAATCCGGCGGCGAATACCGGGTTGTTCTCCTGCCGGGTTCAAAGTAA
- a CDS encoding NAD(P)H-hydrate dehydratase: MLLMAGIMPLKDLPLVKGRVRREDDLLVIEGYRIPCTQGTAAMVSAALEVTGHLKTDPPYFVFAGDTGRGKGSRQLYQFLIDNLTALQPQVLVLHYWLPVLKLMRDLYEAAVRCSKKPVLIADAGSMYAAKACGLAPEFDVFTPDAAELAFLADPEALHPAYISKHLFETESDRHPELITTAYNNKGASKILLVKGKRDIVAAEDRIIAVIDEPDIPAMECIGGTGDTITGMCAALIYSGMSLEKAAVTSAKVNRMAGLLAGVNPASRIYEVIKRIPAALAQADLNN, from the coding sequence ATGCTGCTAATGGCCGGGATAATGCCTCTGAAAGATCTGCCCTTAGTAAAAGGAAGAGTCCGTCGGGAAGACGACCTGCTCGTGATAGAAGGTTATAGAATTCCCTGTACACAGGGAACTGCAGCTATGGTCAGCGCAGCGCTGGAGGTGACCGGGCACCTGAAAACCGATCCCCCGTACTTTGTCTTTGCTGGTGACACAGGTAGAGGTAAGGGAAGCCGGCAGTTATACCAATTCTTAATTGACAACCTGACCGCTCTGCAGCCGCAGGTGTTGGTGCTGCACTACTGGCTGCCCGTTCTTAAACTGATGCGGGACTTATACGAAGCGGCCGTCCGCTGCTCGAAGAAACCTGTGTTGATTGCCGATGCAGGATCGATGTATGCCGCCAAAGCCTGCGGACTGGCGCCGGAGTTCGATGTGTTTACCCCGGACGCTGCAGAGCTGGCTTTTCTTGCCGATCCTGAGGCCCTTCATCCTGCATATATCAGTAAACATCTTTTTGAAACGGAATCTGACAGGCATCCAGAACTCATCACAACAGCATATAACAACAAAGGAGCATCCAAAATACTGCTGGTCAAAGGAAAACGGGATATTGTTGCTGCCGAAGACAGAATTATCGCCGTGATCGATGAACCGGATATACCAGCCATGGAATGCATTGGGGGCACAGGAGATACTATTACAGGTATGTGCGCTGCTCTGATATACAGCGGAATGTCCCTTGAGAAGGCTGCCGTAACCAGCGCAAAGGTTAACAGAATGGCAGGCTTACTGGCCGGTGTTAACCCGGCTAGCAGAATTTACGAAGTCATTAAACGAATACCGGCAGCTCTTGCCCAAGCGGATCTTAATAATTGA
- a CDS encoding DUF3343 domain-containing protein, with amino-acid sequence MFDNVGDAIRAEKILKNNGYHCRLVAPPPALRKGCDLALDINLVEQAAVERLLSDKVSYVAITPLAGTAELINVVQTYRYDGYTMVKAGNMKLTFEDGSGVIVNISGGGCPDIPYLHLELLGRRLDQIPQPRELGHTLCALMLDRAVEGALEIWRGSGKGCC; translated from the coding sequence TTGTTCGATAACGTTGGGGATGCTATCAGGGCTGAGAAAATTCTAAAGAATAACGGTTATCACTGCAGGCTTGTGGCTCCGCCACCGGCATTGAGAAAAGGCTGTGACCTCGCTCTGGATATTAATCTTGTTGAGCAGGCGGCCGTTGAAAGGCTGCTAAGCGACAAGGTTTCCTATGTTGCCATTACTCCTTTAGCGGGAACGGCGGAGCTGATTAATGTCGTCCAAACGTACCGTTATGACGGCTATACCATGGTTAAAGCCGGCAATATGAAGCTGACCTTTGAGGACGGCAGCGGTGTCATAGTCAACATTTCCGGGGGAGGATGCCCCGATATCCCTTATCTTCATCTGGAACTGCTGGGGCGCAGGTTAGACCAGATCCCCCAACCTAGAGAGCTCGGGCACACCCTCTGTGCTCTGATGCTGGATCGCGCGGTTGAAGGAGCCCTGGAAATATGGAGAGGAAGCGGTAAAGGATGCTGCTAA
- the yedE gene encoding YedE family putative selenium transporter, with translation MKTKKYLMIIAGFVFGVLAACMTVLGNPGNMGVCIACFYRDISGALGLHRAEIVQYLRPEIMGICLGALIAAVAFKEFKPRGGSNPLVRFLLGMFLMIGALVFLGCPVRAVIRLAGGDLNAIFGLAGVVFGAVIGIWFLRRGFNLGRATPGHTFTGYLIPLIMVLLLLFAVFRPEFIFQSKEGPGASHAPLIISLIVGLIIGALAQRTRMCFVGGWRDLFLVKDTYLFSGIVAFFVGVLVVNIITGAVNIGFEGQPVAHTNALWNFMGMVLCGLSCTLLGGCPLRQTVLAAEGDTDAGVTIMGIFLGAAVSHNFLLASSAKGVGLFGPAAVIIGLVFVCCIGYFMSEGAA, from the coding sequence TTGAAGACCAAGAAATATTTAATGATAATTGCGGGGTTTGTCTTCGGGGTGCTGGCAGCTTGCATGACCGTTCTCGGCAATCCGGGCAACATGGGGGTCTGCATTGCGTGTTTTTATCGCGATATCTCAGGGGCGTTGGGCCTGCACCGGGCGGAAATAGTACAATATCTGCGTCCGGAGATAATGGGTATTTGTCTGGGGGCTTTGATAGCGGCTGTTGCTTTTAAAGAATTCAAACCCAGAGGGGGTTCCAATCCGCTGGTGCGTTTCCTCCTGGGCATGTTCTTAATGATCGGGGCCTTGGTTTTTTTGGGTTGTCCGGTGCGTGCGGTCATCAGGCTGGCCGGGGGCGATCTCAATGCGATTTTTGGACTGGCCGGTGTTGTCTTCGGTGCCGTCATCGGAATATGGTTTTTGAGGCGCGGGTTTAATTTGGGAAGGGCAACTCCCGGTCATACCTTTACCGGCTATTTGATACCCTTGATAATGGTACTTCTCCTGCTTTTTGCGGTTTTCCGGCCTGAATTCATTTTCCAGAGCAAGGAAGGGCCGGGAGCTTCCCATGCGCCCCTGATCATATCTTTGATCGTAGGTCTGATCATCGGGGCACTGGCTCAAAGAACGAGGATGTGTTTCGTAGGCGGTTGGCGGGATCTCTTCTTAGTAAAGGATACCTATCTGTTCAGCGGTATTGTAGCCTTTTTTGTCGGTGTCCTGGTCGTCAATATTATCACGGGAGCTGTTAACATCGGTTTTGAAGGCCAACCGGTCGCCCACACAAACGCCTTATGGAATTTTATGGGTATGGTCTTGTGCGGTTTGAGTTGTACTTTATTAGGGGGATGTCCTCTGCGGCAGACCGTACTGGCGGCAGAGGGGGATACCGACGCAGGCGTAACGATCATGGGCATTTTTTTGGGAGCAGCGGTCAGCCATAACTTTTTGCTGGCTTCGAGCGCTAAGGGAGTCGGCCTTTTTGGGCCTGCGGCAGTGATCATTGGTTTGGTATTTGTTTGCTGTATAGGCTACTTCATGTCTGAAGGGGCAGCGTAG
- a CDS encoding DUF4277 domain-containing protein, which yields MSYKRRNYSGLFQGKPVNRFQSIPGININIDTMKTIGSLYLLGPFLRALGVRDIVDRIVPMERNVERGLTHGQVIEQLVLNRLNDPCPLLHIEEWAEARGVLELYGIPPDKLNDDRVGRALDAIAPYENDIEEAIVLGVLSRFGKIDTDQILWDLTSLSTALEN from the coding sequence ATGTCCTACAAGAGAAGAAATTACTCCGGCCTGTTTCAGGGAAAGCCCGTCAACCGTTTTCAGAGCATACCAGGGATTAACATCAATATCGATACCATGAAGACGATCGGCTCCCTCTACCTGCTGGGTCCGTTCCTCCGGGCCCTGGGCGTCCGGGATATCGTGGACAGGATCGTGCCCATGGAACGTAATGTCGAGAGAGGGCTAACCCATGGCCAGGTGATCGAGCAACTGGTTCTAAACCGTCTCAACGATCCCTGCCCGCTTCTGCACATTGAAGAATGGGCTGAGGCAAGAGGCGTCCTGGAACTCTACGGAATACCGCCTGATAAGCTGAACGACGACAGGGTGGGAAGGGCGTTGGATGCAATTGCTCCCTACGAAAACGATATCGAAGAAGCCATCGTGCTCGGCGTTCTTTCCCGCTTCGGCAAAATCGATACAGACCAGATACTCTGGGACCTCACCTCTTTGTCAACGGCGCTTGAAAATTGA
- a CDS encoding ATP-binding protein, whose amino-acid sequence MISRRYERGSIILTSNRGFGQWGEIFGDTIIATAILDRLLHHSTVINIKGESYRLKEKQRAGLIRKPLDTSLAEGGDLATALA is encoded by the coding sequence TTGATCTCCAGGAGATATGAGCGTGGTTCCATAATCCTGACCAGCAACCGCGGTTTTGGGCAGTGGGGAGAGATCTTCGGCGACACGATCATCGCCACCGCCATCTTGGATCGTCTACTTCACCATAGCACCGTCATCAACATCAAGGGTGAATCCTACCGGTTGAAAGAAAAGCAGCGTGCCGGATTGATTAGGAAACCGCTGGATACATCTTTAGCTGAAGGAGGTGATCTGGCAACCGCCCTCGCTTAG
- a CDS encoding ATP-binding protein, translated as MDNPQLLRIQENLKLLKLHRTGQQLEMLLQEASKNEMSYSDFLDRLLEEEISLKQEKHMALNTALAKFPYIKTLESFDFSFQPSIDPKIIRELATCSFIDRAENLVLLGPPGTGKSHLSVALWLKAIQKKYRTLFTPAIALIASLNKAYAENRLEERLKVLLRSQIVDNRRDWLSACRCPWGASVIPVDLQEI; from the coding sequence TTGGATAACCCGCAGCTTCTCAGAATCCAGGAAAACCTCAAGCTGCTCAAACTGCACCGTACCGGCCAGCAGCTCGAGATGTTGCTCCAGGAAGCGAGCAAGAATGAGATGTCATACTCCGACTTCCTGGATAGGCTGTTGGAGGAAGAGATCTCCCTCAAACAGGAGAAACACATGGCTCTGAACACCGCATTGGCCAAGTTTCCCTACATAAAAACCCTGGAGTCTTTCGACTTTTCATTCCAGCCATCCATAGATCCGAAGATTATCCGGGAGCTGGCTACCTGCTCCTTCATCGACAGGGCGGAGAATCTTGTCCTGTTGGGTCCTCCAGGGACGGGGAAGTCCCACTTATCAGTGGCTCTGTGGCTGAAGGCAATCCAGAAGAAGTACCGAACGCTCTTCACCCCGGCTATCGCTTTGATTGCTTCCCTGAACAAGGCATACGCCGAGAACCGCCTGGAGGAGAGGCTTAAAGTTCTACTGCGTTCCCAAATTGTTGATAATAGACGAGATTGGTTATCTGCCTGTCGATGTCCATGGGGCGCATCTGTTATTCCAGTTGATCTCCAGGAGATATGA
- the istA gene encoding IS21 family transposase, whose product MRKMGKSIKKISKELMISKNTVRKALRSESYKPYQRENCKPGLLSEFMPFLIERAPQLDFNATSLFREIKKMGYAGGYTLVKEAVRPLRETHRQLEAATTCFETSPGLQAQVDWGSKKIMLGGRLTGVHIFVMVLGFSRAIYVEFTLDEKLFTLIACHEHAFAWFGGIPEEILYDNPRTIVLDRATVNARINPKFEDFSQYYGYTPRLCRPYRARTKGKVESGVKYVKRSFLTGQEFPSLASANEQVLAWIREVTDQQIHGTTHEQPAAPFRRENLRPLTSRPPYVLQDWQMRRVATDCLVSYASSRYSVPWRYVHQTIELQDGGDLISIYHQGELIATHRKAESKHQVIMNMEHYRGLSEKQDATKKPAAPLPEVEVRSLDVYASLVEGGALVG is encoded by the coding sequence ATGCGCAAAATGGGGAAATCTATAAAAAAGATCTCCAAAGAACTAATGATCAGCAAGAACACCGTCAGAAAAGCCTTGCGTAGCGAGTCTTACAAGCCTTATCAGCGGGAAAATTGTAAACCCGGCCTGCTGTCTGAATTCATGCCGTTCCTGATTGAGCGGGCTCCGCAGTTGGACTTTAATGCCACCAGCCTCTTCAGGGAAATCAAAAAGATGGGCTATGCAGGAGGCTACACCCTGGTCAAAGAGGCGGTGCGCCCGCTAAGGGAGACCCACCGCCAGCTCGAGGCGGCAACAACTTGCTTTGAAACCTCTCCCGGGCTGCAAGCGCAGGTGGACTGGGGCAGCAAGAAGATCATGCTCGGAGGCCGTCTGACCGGGGTCCACATCTTCGTCATGGTGCTCGGCTTCTCCAGGGCGATCTACGTGGAGTTCACCCTGGACGAGAAGCTGTTCACTCTGATCGCCTGCCATGAGCATGCGTTTGCCTGGTTTGGAGGCATTCCCGAAGAGATTCTCTATGACAATCCCAGAACCATCGTCCTTGACCGGGCGACTGTAAATGCCAGGATTAATCCGAAGTTCGAAGACTTCTCCCAATACTACGGCTACACCCCACGGCTGTGCCGGCCGTACCGCGCCAGGACAAAAGGCAAGGTCGAGTCGGGTGTGAAGTATGTTAAAAGATCATTCCTGACCGGTCAGGAGTTCCCGTCCCTGGCATCTGCCAACGAGCAGGTACTGGCCTGGATCAGGGAGGTAACCGACCAGCAGATTCACGGCACAACTCACGAGCAGCCGGCGGCGCCCTTCCGGCGGGAAAACCTCCGGCCCCTTACCAGCAGGCCGCCATATGTTCTGCAAGATTGGCAGATGCGCAGGGTGGCTACCGACTGCCTTGTCTCCTACGCATCCAGCCGCTATTCGGTGCCCTGGAGGTACGTACACCAGACCATAGAACTGCAGGATGGAGGCGACCTGATATCTATCTACCACCAGGGAGAACTGATCGCCACCCACCGCAAGGCGGAGAGCAAGCACCAGGTCATCATGAACATGGAGCACTATCGAGGCCTATCAGAAAAACAGGATGCCACCAAGAAACCGGCTGCTCCGCTACCTGAGGTTGAGGTCAGAAGCCTGGATGTCTATGCATCGCTGGTCGAGGGGGGTGCTCTCGTTGGATAA
- a CDS encoding IS1634 family transposase, translated as MRSELIRLGYSRDQKKDKKQAVVELNVTAKGGIPLCHRLLPGNASDQKEALKNLETLKKRLKKKDFLIIGDRAMMTKPNLAALLRKKMKFLGPLACKDREFILSFPEEQFQPLAYTSAKGKGGYSGIDTTYSFTHDGRHYTCRAVVVKSDDLYNQQRKTLDKQLDKIAKRLDKIKGSLNTRKFKNREYVIGQINKAFEGHGNLRPLFNISLEGENGSLDLSWSYNPEMLEQQHRLLGKYILATSLARATHDANQVLEGYKSRHRVEARFRTTKSTLKIRPVFLQSDDRIRSLVLVNIIALIVYALIEYVCQQEGLAKSAKQALFMFRIPAIVTLTVNGQVVQQIGNIKPFMHDILDALNVKPMELDDMDTG; from the coding sequence TTGAGGAGCGAACTGATCAGACTCGGCTACAGTCGTGACCAGAAGAAGGACAAGAAGCAGGCGGTGGTGGAGCTGAACGTGACGGCCAAGGGGGGTATTCCCCTATGCCACCGTCTCCTCCCCGGCAACGCCTCCGACCAGAAAGAGGCCTTAAAGAACCTGGAGACGCTGAAGAAGCGGCTCAAAAAGAAAGACTTTTTAATCATCGGCGACCGGGCGATGATGACCAAGCCCAATCTGGCCGCACTGCTCAGAAAAAAGATGAAGTTCCTGGGGCCGCTTGCCTGCAAGGACAGGGAATTCATCCTCAGCTTCCCCGAGGAACAGTTCCAGCCCCTGGCCTACACCTCGGCCAAGGGCAAAGGCGGCTACTCCGGGATCGACACCACCTACAGCTTCACCCACGATGGCAGGCATTACACCTGCAGAGCGGTGGTCGTAAAGAGCGATGATCTCTACAACCAGCAGCGCAAGACCCTTGATAAACAGCTCGATAAAATAGCTAAGAGACTCGACAAGATAAAGGGCTCCTTAAACACCCGCAAGTTCAAGAATAGGGAGTACGTGATCGGCCAGATCAACAAGGCCTTCGAAGGCCACGGCAACCTGCGACCGCTGTTTAACATCAGTCTTGAGGGCGAAAACGGCAGTCTCGACCTTAGCTGGAGCTACAACCCGGAGATGCTGGAGCAGCAGCACCGCCTCCTGGGGAAGTACATCCTGGCCACCAGCCTGGCGAGAGCGACCCACGATGCAAACCAGGTGCTGGAGGGGTACAAGTCCCGTCACCGGGTCGAAGCCCGATTCCGGACGACGAAGAGCACCCTCAAGATCAGGCCGGTGTTCCTGCAGTCAGACGATCGGATCAGATCCCTGGTTCTGGTCAATATCATCGCCCTTATAGTCTATGCCCTGATCGAGTATGTCTGCCAGCAAGAAGGGCTCGCTAAATCGGCCAAGCAGGCGCTTTTTATGTTCCGCATACCGGCCATTGTCACCCTGACCGTCAATGGTCAGGTAGTTCAGCAGATCGGTAATATCAAGCCGTTTATGCATGATATATTAGATGCCTTGAATGTCAAACCAATGGAGTTGGATGACATGGATACTGGTTGA
- a CDS encoding nucleotidyltransferase family protein, with amino-acid sequence MGTQSDELAAYYAKKYPLTFVDDFSETDSSLTERYKEAWQVAARAAAILKERYGAQKVVAFGSLVDRTRFTRWSDVDLAAWGIPDDRFYAAVGAVTGISKKFKVDLVDPEDCRTSLRSVIESEGVEL; translated from the coding sequence ATGGGTACACAAAGTGATGAACTGGCTGCTTATTACGCGAAAAAATACCCTTTGACCTTTGTCGATGATTTTTCAGAAACTGACTCCTCCCTGACAGAGCGTTATAAGGAAGCCTGGCAGGTTGCTGCCAGGGCTGCAGCCATCTTAAAAGAGCGATATGGCGCCCAAAAAGTGGTGGCTTTCGGCTCACTTGTAGACCGCACCCGCTTTACGCGCTGGTCCGATGTTGACCTGGCGGCATGGGGCATCCCGGACGACCGATTCTATGCCGCAGTGGGGGCGGTGACGGGTATTAGTAAAAAATTTAAAGTTGACCTGGTAGACCCGGAAGATTGTCGCACATCTTTGCGCAGCGTTATTGAAAGCGAAGGAGTCGAGCTGTGA
- a CDS encoding ribonuclease toxin HepT-like protein — protein sequence MKKKFLALAGRIRDELAEIQQAVDRARAGWERYQLTGDDFYLDSVAFNLHSFYTGLERIFEQISINVEHSKPEGQNWHQELLRQMAVEIELIRPSVISRETRFSLDEYRGFRHIVRNIYTFHLSPKRIKPLVDNLVEVWERTKGELERFLLFIEARCSEKLTTVEHGRMNTCNGKTGKSM from the coding sequence GTGAAAAAGAAGTTCCTCGCCCTGGCCGGCCGCATCCGGGATGAACTCGCTGAAATCCAGCAGGCCGTCGACCGGGCACGAGCCGGATGGGAACGGTATCAGCTTACAGGTGATGATTTTTACCTTGACAGCGTAGCCTTTAATCTTCACAGCTTTTATACGGGGCTGGAAAGGATTTTTGAACAAATTTCCATCAATGTGGAGCATAGTAAGCCAGAGGGGCAAAACTGGCATCAGGAGCTTTTGCGCCAGATGGCGGTTGAGATTGAACTGATACGCCCATCTGTCATCTCCAGGGAAACCAGGTTCAGCCTGGATGAATACAGGGGCTTCCGACATATTGTTCGCAACATATATACCTTCCATCTTTCTCCTAAACGCATTAAGCCTTTAGTGGATAATCTTGTTGAAGTGTGGGAGCGCACAAAAGGGGAACTTGAAAGGTTTCTTCTTTTCATTGAAGCAAGGTGCAGTGAAAAGTTGACAACTGTAGAGCACGGGCGCATGAATACTTGTAACGGAAAAACCGGTAAAAGTATGTAA
- a CDS encoding TdeIII family type II restriction endonuclease → MMRAQKEAPEYQDSVYQVFFNLMIGKFFLVSKLLFRRGMLLLATEIKLKISTLQRIIRKKLDAYTPETVSMPFHYRLLGKDTCAMFSFLQSMNTTFGMSIWEQVAEIFKQKEQNSK, encoded by the coding sequence ATGATGCGAGCGCAAAAAGAAGCGCCTGAGTACCAAGATTCCGTATATCAAGTCTTCTTTAACTTAATGATAGGAAAATTCTTTCTAGTCTCGAAATTATTATTTAGGAGGGGGATGTTATTGCTTGCGACAGAAATCAAATTAAAAATATCGACTCTACAACGGATAATCAGAAAGAAACTTGATGCCTATACTCCTGAAACAGTTTCTATGCCATTTCACTATAGATTACTCGGTAAAGATACATGTGCAATGTTTTCGTTCCTGCAGTCGATGAATACAACATTTGGAATGTCTATTTGGGAGCAAGTTGCAGAAATATTTAAGCAAAAAGAGCAAAACTCGAAGTGA